From the genome of Hymenobacter sp. PAMC 26628, one region includes:
- a CDS encoding RagB/SusD family nutrient uptake outer membrane protein — protein sequence MKYADTNDDGVIDSKDRVYTGTPYPKLQYGLNLNDRTRTTPENFTSGINLRVIRYADVLLQAEALNELGQTATAVPLVNQVRQRMGLAPISAANYNQTSLRLYMRTERGRELAGEGQRWFDINRWGLLDNQAGLNDLITRDSDFTNFRLGVSKYMPIPQNDIDIDPGVKQNPGY from the coding sequence GTGAAGTATGCCGACACCAACGACGACGGCGTGATTGACAGCAAAGACCGGGTATACACCGGTACCCCCTACCCCAAGCTGCAATACGGCCTGAACCTGAACGACCGCACCCGCACAACGCCCGAAAACTTCACCTCGGGCATCAACTTACGCGTGATTCGCTACGCCGACGTGCTGCTGCAAGCCGAAGCCCTGAACGAGCTGGGCCAAACGGCCACCGCCGTGCCCCTCGTGAACCAGGTGCGCCAGCGCATGGGCCTGGCCCCCATCAGCGCCGCCAACTACAACCAAACCAGCCTGCGCCTGTACATGCGCACCGAGCGCGGCCGCGAGCTGGCTGGCGAGGGCCAGCGCTGGTTCGACATCAACCGCTGGGGCCTGCTGGATAACCAAGCCGGCCTCAATGACCTGATTACCCGCGACTCCGACTTTACTAACTTCCGGCTGGGCGTTTCCAAGTATATGCCGATTCCCCAGAACGACATCGACATTGATCCGGGCGTCAAGCAGAACCCCGGTTACTAG
- a CDS encoding aldose epimerase family protein gives MPTSASFGKTTDGTEARLFTLTNAHGMTVTISSYGGTITRIQVPDKNGKTGDVVLGFDEVGGYQSPAFVKSNPYFGALIGRYGNRIKGGKFTLGGKTYSLATNNGPNSLHGGKSGFNQKIWTATPARSTDGQSLTLKYLSKDGEEGYPGALDVTVVYTLTDDNGLRLDYTATTDKATVLNLTNHAYFNLSLGQSKDVLAHEVTLPADRYTVVDATLIPTGELRPVKGTPFDFTAPHAIGERIAQVPGGYDHNWVLNKTTGQHSAATVYDPASGRTLEVSTDQPGVQFYTGNFLDGTLTGHNGTVYGKHAGFCLETQHFPDSPNQPKFPTTELKPGETYHTTTTYTFGVRK, from the coding sequence ATGCCCACGTCCGCTTCCTTCGGCAAAACCACCGACGGCACCGAAGCCCGTCTGTTCACCCTCACCAACGCCCACGGCATGACGGTGACCATCAGTAGCTACGGCGGTACCATCACCCGCATCCAGGTGCCGGACAAGAACGGCAAAACCGGCGACGTGGTGCTGGGCTTCGACGAAGTAGGCGGCTACCAGAGCCCCGCCTTCGTGAAGTCGAACCCCTACTTCGGGGCCCTGATTGGGCGCTACGGCAACCGTATCAAGGGCGGTAAATTCACCTTGGGGGGCAAGACGTACTCCTTGGCCACCAACAATGGCCCCAACTCGCTGCACGGCGGCAAGTCGGGCTTCAACCAGAAAATCTGGACGGCCACGCCCGCCCGCTCGACCGACGGCCAGAGCCTGACGCTCAAGTACCTGAGCAAGGACGGCGAGGAAGGCTACCCCGGGGCCCTCGACGTGACGGTGGTGTACACCCTCACCGACGACAACGGCCTGCGCCTCGATTACACCGCCACCACCGACAAGGCCACGGTGCTCAACCTCACCAACCACGCCTACTTCAACCTGAGCCTGGGCCAGAGCAAGGACGTGCTGGCCCACGAGGTAACCCTGCCCGCCGACCGCTACACCGTGGTCGACGCCACCCTGATTCCGACCGGCGAGCTGCGCCCCGTTAAGGGCACGCCGTTTGACTTCACCGCGCCCCACGCCATCGGCGAGCGAATTGCGCAGGTGCCCGGCGGCTACGACCACAACTGGGTGCTAAACAAAACCACCGGCCAGCACAGCGCCGCCACCGTGTACGACCCCGCCTCGGGCCGCACCCTGGAAGTGAGCACCGACCAGCCCGGCGTGCAGTTCTACACCGGCAACTTCCTCGACGGCACCCTGACGGGCCACAACGGCACCGTGTACGGCAAGCACGCTGGCTTCTGCCTCGAAACCCAGCACTTCCCCGACTCGCCCAACCAGCCCAAGTTCCCAACTACGGAATTGAAGCCGGGCGAAACCTACCACACCACCACCACCTACACGTTTGGGGTGCGGAAATAA
- a CDS encoding ribulokinase: MPEQTASPAYVIGLDYGTDSVRALLVNAHTGAEVAQAVHYYPRWQRGAYCNATKNRFRQHPLDYIEGLETTIKQVLAHVADPTEVVGLAVDTTGSTPGPVNADGVALGLLPEFAENPNALFVLWKDHTALAEAAEINHKARTWGGEDYTKFEGGIYSSEWFWAKIMHIVREDDAVAQAAHSWMEHCDWVTLLLTGGELASFKRSRCAAGHKAMWHASWGGLPPQQFLDFLEPKLAGLHNRLFTETYTADEVAGHLSEEWAARLGLTTNTVVAVGSFDAHAGAVAGEIESYSMVKVMGTSTCDIVVAPTAEVGDHLVQGICGQVDGSVIPGMLGLEAGQSAFGDLLAWFRNMLEWPLQAGLTESKVLSADQLGALRQELSDNLLRRLTQAAAEVDPAESSVLALDWVNGRRTPDANQALKGALTNLTMGTSAPQIFRALVEAICYGSKQIVERFEQEGIPIKQVIGIGGVAKKSAFVMQTLADVLDRPIKIAVSEQAPALGAAMYAAVAAGIYPDVLAAQKALGSGFAETYAPNPARVADYAARYAQYQALGHFVESTTAGPAAPVAETETQAVTTA; encoded by the coding sequence GTGCCAGAACAAACCGCCTCGCCGGCCTACGTCATTGGCCTCGACTACGGCACCGACTCGGTGCGCGCCCTGCTGGTAAATGCCCACACCGGCGCCGAAGTCGCGCAGGCCGTGCACTACTACCCGCGCTGGCAGCGCGGCGCCTACTGCAACGCCACCAAGAACCGCTTCCGCCAGCACCCGCTCGACTACATCGAGGGCCTGGAAACCACCATCAAGCAGGTACTGGCCCATGTGGCCGACCCTACCGAAGTGGTGGGCCTGGCCGTGGACACTACTGGCTCGACGCCGGGCCCCGTGAACGCCGACGGCGTGGCCCTGGGCCTGCTGCCCGAGTTTGCCGAGAACCCCAACGCGCTGTTTGTGCTTTGGAAAGACCACACCGCCCTGGCCGAAGCCGCTGAAATCAACCACAAAGCCCGCACCTGGGGCGGCGAGGACTACACCAAGTTCGAAGGCGGCATCTACTCCTCGGAGTGGTTCTGGGCGAAAATTATGCACATCGTGCGCGAAGACGACGCCGTGGCCCAGGCCGCGCACTCTTGGATGGAGCACTGCGACTGGGTAACGCTGCTGCTGACCGGCGGCGAGCTGGCCAGCTTCAAGCGCAGCCGCTGCGCCGCGGGCCACAAGGCCATGTGGCACGCGAGCTGGGGCGGCCTGCCCCCGCAGCAGTTCCTCGATTTCCTGGAGCCGAAGCTGGCCGGACTGCACAATCGATTATTCACGGAAACGTACACCGCCGACGAAGTAGCCGGCCACCTTTCCGAAGAGTGGGCCGCTCGTTTGGGGCTGACCACCAACACCGTAGTAGCCGTAGGCTCGTTCGATGCCCACGCCGGAGCCGTGGCGGGCGAGATAGAGTCCTACTCCATGGTAAAGGTGATGGGCACCAGCACCTGCGACATTGTGGTGGCCCCCACCGCCGAAGTGGGCGACCACCTCGTGCAGGGCATCTGCGGGCAGGTCGACGGCTCGGTCATCCCCGGCATGCTGGGCCTGGAAGCCGGCCAATCGGCCTTTGGCGACCTGCTGGCCTGGTTCCGCAACATGCTGGAGTGGCCGCTGCAGGCCGGCCTCACGGAATCGAAGGTGCTCAGCGCCGACCAGCTGGGGGCCCTGCGCCAGGAGCTGAGCGACAACCTGCTGCGCCGCCTCACCCAAGCCGCGGCCGAAGTGGACCCCGCCGAGAGCAGCGTGCTGGCCCTGGACTGGGTGAACGGCCGTCGTACCCCCGACGCTAACCAAGCTTTGAAGGGGGCCCTGACGAACCTGACGATGGGCACCTCGGCGCCCCAGATTTTTAGGGCCCTGGTGGAAGCCATTTGCTACGGCTCGAAGCAGATTGTGGAGCGGTTTGAGCAGGAAGGCATTCCAATCAAGCAAGTCATCGGCATCGGTGGCGTGGCCAAGAAGTCGGCCTTCGTGATGCAGACGCTGGCCGACGTGCTCGACCGGCCCATCAAAATTGCCGTCTCGGAGCAGGCGCCGGCGTTGGGCGCGGCCATGTACGCGGCCGTGGCCGCCGGTATTTACCCCGACGTGCTGGCCGCCCAAAAGGCGCTGGGCAGCGGCTTTGCCGAAACCTACGCCCCCAACCCCGCCCGCGTGGCCGACTACGCCGCCCGCTACGCCCAGTACCAGGCCCTGGGCCATTTCGTGGAAAGCACCACGGCCGGCCCCGCCGCGCCCGTGGCGGAAACCGAAACCCAAGCCGTGACCACCGCATGA
- a CDS encoding L-ribulose-5-phosphate 4-epimerase: MSQYQALKQTCYDANMQLPALGLVLFTFGNASVVDRENRVFAIKPSGVPYVALRPEDIVIVDFDNRIVEGTKRPSSDTKTHAVLYKHWAHIGGIVHTHSTYATAWAQAQLDIPVLGTTHADHLTADVPCAPPMADDMIAGDYEHETGWQIMNEFTRRGLAPDEVEMVLLANHAPFTWGPTVEKAVYNSAVLEEVARMAYLSSTLRPGVPRLKDALIKKHYERKHGANSYYGQS, encoded by the coding sequence ATGAGCCAGTACCAAGCCCTGAAGCAGACCTGCTACGACGCCAACATGCAGCTGCCGGCCCTCGGGCTGGTGCTCTTCACTTTTGGCAACGCCAGCGTGGTGGACCGCGAAAACCGCGTGTTCGCCATCAAGCCCAGCGGCGTGCCCTACGTCGCGCTCCGGCCCGAGGACATCGTGATTGTGGACTTCGACAACCGCATTGTGGAAGGCACCAAGCGGCCGTCGTCGGACACCAAAACCCACGCCGTGCTCTACAAACACTGGGCGCACATTGGGGGCATCGTGCACACGCACAGCACCTACGCCACCGCGTGGGCCCAGGCGCAGCTCGACATTCCGGTGCTGGGCACCACCCACGCCGACCACCTCACGGCCGACGTGCCCTGCGCCCCGCCCATGGCCGACGACATGATTGCCGGCGACTACGAGCACGAAACCGGCTGGCAAATCATGAATGAGTTCACCCGCCGCGGCCTTGCGCCCGACGAGGTGGAAATGGTGCTGCTCGCCAACCACGCGCCCTTTACCTGGGGCCCCACCGTGGAGAAAGCCGTGTACAACAGCGCGGTGCTGGAGGAAGTGGCCCGCATGGCCTACCTCAGCAGCACCCTGCGCCCCGGCGTACCGCGGCTCAAAGACGCGCTGATTAAGAAGCACTACGAGCGCAAGCACGGCGCGAATTCTTACTACGGGCAGTCCTAA
- the araA gene encoding L-arabinose isomerase gives MVDISHYEAWFITGSQHLYGPETLEQVAQHSQQIAAEFGTQLPIKIVYKPVLTGPAEIYKLMQEANTTENCVGLIAWMHTFSPAKMWINGLKILQKPLAHLHTQFNRDIPWADIDMDFMNTNQSAHGDREFGFIGTRMRLNRKVIVGHWQSADVHERLSIWSRVACAWADWQGAHFVRFGDNMRYVAVTEGDKVEAEIKFGYEVNTYGIGDLVAVVDAVTEAQVDELVATYETEYELADGLKPGGPQRASLRDAARIEAGMRQFLEARNAKGFTDTFEDLHGMKQLPGIATQRLMADGYGFGGEGDWKTSALVRAMKVMGAGLPGGNSFMEDYTYHFAPENNLVLGSHMLEICPSIAEGQVRAEVHPLGIGGKEDPVRLVFNCPAGPALNATIIDLGNRFRMIVNTVEAVAPAHDLPHLPVARVLWKVHPDMKTGLAAWILAGGAHHTGFSQNLTAEYLEDFAEMAGIEFLIIDEDTKLRTFKNELRYNEVAFRG, from the coding sequence ATGGTTGACATTTCGCACTACGAAGCCTGGTTCATCACCGGGAGCCAGCACCTCTACGGGCCCGAAACCCTGGAGCAAGTCGCCCAGCACTCGCAGCAAATTGCCGCGGAGTTTGGCACCCAGCTGCCCATCAAAATCGTGTACAAGCCCGTGCTGACGGGCCCCGCCGAGATTTACAAGCTGATGCAGGAGGCCAACACCACGGAGAACTGCGTGGGCCTCATTGCCTGGATGCACACCTTCTCGCCGGCCAAAATGTGGATCAACGGCCTGAAAATATTGCAGAAGCCGCTGGCGCACCTGCACACGCAGTTCAACCGCGACATTCCGTGGGCCGACATCGATATGGACTTCATGAACACCAACCAATCGGCGCACGGCGACCGGGAGTTTGGCTTCATCGGCACCCGCATGCGCCTGAACCGCAAGGTGATTGTGGGCCACTGGCAGAGCGCCGACGTGCACGAGCGCCTCAGCATCTGGAGCCGCGTGGCCTGCGCCTGGGCCGACTGGCAGGGGGCCCACTTCGTGCGCTTCGGCGACAACATGCGCTACGTGGCCGTGACGGAAGGCGACAAAGTGGAGGCCGAAATCAAGTTCGGCTACGAGGTGAACACCTACGGCATCGGCGATTTGGTGGCGGTGGTAGACGCCGTGACCGAGGCGCAGGTGGACGAGCTAGTGGCGACCTACGAAACGGAGTACGAGCTGGCCGACGGCCTGAAGCCCGGGGGGCCCCAGCGCGCGAGCCTGCGCGACGCCGCCCGCATCGAGGCCGGGATGCGCCAGTTCTTGGAAGCGCGCAACGCCAAGGGCTTCACCGACACGTTTGAGGACCTGCACGGCATGAAGCAGCTGCCCGGCATCGCCACGCAGCGCCTGATGGCCGACGGCTACGGCTTCGGCGGCGAGGGCGATTGGAAAACCTCGGCCCTGGTGCGCGCCATGAAGGTGATGGGCGCCGGCCTGCCCGGCGGCAACTCGTTTATGGAGGACTACACCTACCACTTCGCGCCCGAAAACAACCTGGTGCTGGGCTCGCACATGCTCGAAATCTGCCCCAGCATCGCCGAGGGCCAGGTGCGCGCCGAGGTGCACCCGCTGGGCATTGGCGGCAAGGAAGACCCCGTGCGCCTGGTGTTCAACTGCCCCGCCGGCCCGGCCCTCAACGCCACGATCATCGACCTGGGCAACCGCTTCCGCATGATTGTGAACACCGTGGAGGCCGTGGCGCCCGCGCACGACCTGCCCCACCTGCCCGTGGCCCGCGTGCTCTGGAAGGTGCACCCCGACATGAAAACCGGCCTCGCCGCCTGGATACTAGCCGGCGGCGCCCACCACACCGGCTTCAGCCAAAACCTGACCGCGGAGTACCTGGAAGATTTTGCCGAGATGGCCGGCATCGAGTTTTTGATTATCGACGAGGACACCAAGCTGCGCACGTTTAAAAATGAGCTGCGCTACAACGAAGTGGCCTTCCGGGGCTAA
- a CDS encoding alpha-L-arabinofuranosidase C-terminal domain-containing protein yields the protein MTPRSSAGGPIQGAANLDAYAVRNEQGVSAANPHYVRLTTRAGAPGEAGIENEGFRGMGVKAGGEYTLSFYARRGPGSITGLTAVIVGEKNQPLATAPVTGFTGQWQRYTVVLKPSATLNKAHLKLVLNGTGTVDLDVASLYPKDTWMKRENGLRPDLVQLLKDMKPGFLRFPGGCIVEGRTLSERYQWKETIGDVAARTPLVNRWNMEFKHRSTPDYYQSFGLGFYEYFQLSEDIGAEPLPILNVGMACQFNSGELAPMGTASTKGGPNAEGTGAPAAGTGDPSLDVFIQDALDLVEFANGPASSPWGAKRAAMGHPTPFNLKMLGIGNEQWGPQYLERYEPFAKALKAKYPNMKIVSSAGPAPDGELFDKASKRLGELKAEYVDEHYYAKADWFRQNVGRYDKYARTGPKIFAGEYAAQSVAIGSPDNKNTWDCAISEAAFMTGLERNADVVGMASYAPLFANVDAWQWTPDMIWFDNLNAYGSPSYYVQKMYALNKGTNVLPVTMPGGAKNGTDNLFASAVADAAAGDVVVKLVNYSTSPRAVKINLAGAKGLGKTGRAQTMASADLQTQNSLKEPKKLAPQESTFAVSGTTLSYTLAPNSFTVLRVAGKK from the coding sequence TTGACGCCCCGCTCATCGGCTGGCGGGCCAATACAGGGCGCGGCCAACCTCGACGCCTACGCCGTGCGCAACGAGCAGGGCGTGAGCGCCGCCAACCCGCACTACGTGCGCCTGACCACCCGCGCCGGGGCCCCCGGCGAGGCCGGCATCGAGAACGAAGGCTTCCGCGGCATGGGCGTGAAGGCGGGCGGCGAGTACACGCTTTCCTTCTACGCCCGGCGGGGCCCCGGCAGCATCACGGGCCTCACGGCGGTGATTGTGGGCGAGAAAAACCAGCCGCTGGCCACCGCGCCCGTCACGGGCTTCACCGGCCAGTGGCAGCGCTACACGGTGGTGCTGAAGCCCAGCGCCACCCTCAACAAAGCGCATCTGAAGCTGGTGCTGAACGGCACCGGCACCGTGGACCTCGATGTGGCCTCGCTCTACCCGAAAGACACTTGGATGAAGCGCGAAAACGGCCTGCGCCCCGACCTCGTGCAGCTGCTCAAGGACATGAAGCCCGGCTTCCTACGCTTCCCCGGCGGCTGCATTGTGGAGGGACGCACCCTGTCGGAACGCTACCAGTGGAAGGAAACCATCGGCGACGTGGCCGCGCGCACGCCGCTCGTCAACCGCTGGAACATGGAGTTCAAGCACCGCTCGACGCCCGACTACTACCAGTCGTTCGGGCTGGGCTTCTACGAGTATTTCCAGCTGTCGGAAGACATTGGGGCCGAGCCGCTGCCGATTCTGAACGTGGGCATGGCCTGCCAGTTCAACTCGGGCGAACTGGCCCCGATGGGCACCGCCAGCACCAAGGGCGGCCCCAACGCCGAGGGTACCGGGGCCCCAGCGGCCGGCACTGGCGACCCGTCGCTGGACGTGTTTATTCAGGACGCGCTGGACCTGGTGGAATTTGCCAACGGCCCGGCCAGCAGCCCCTGGGGCGCCAAGCGCGCGGCCATGGGCCACCCCACGCCCTTCAACCTGAAGATGCTCGGCATCGGCAACGAGCAGTGGGGCCCCCAGTACCTGGAGCGCTACGAGCCGTTTGCCAAAGCCTTGAAGGCCAAGTACCCCAACATGAAAATCGTGAGCAGCGCGGGCCCCGCACCCGACGGCGAGCTGTTCGACAAGGCCAGCAAGCGCCTGGGCGAGCTGAAGGCCGAGTACGTAGACGAGCACTACTACGCCAAGGCCGACTGGTTCCGCCAGAACGTGGGCCGCTACGACAAGTACGCCCGCACGGGGCCCAAAATCTTCGCCGGCGAGTACGCCGCCCAGAGCGTCGCCATCGGCAGCCCCGACAACAAAAACACCTGGGATTGCGCCATTTCCGAGGCCGCCTTTATGACCGGCCTGGAGCGCAACGCCGACGTGGTGGGCATGGCCAGCTACGCCCCGCTCTTCGCCAACGTGGACGCCTGGCAGTGGACGCCGGACATGATTTGGTTCGACAACCTGAACGCATACGGCTCGCCGAGCTACTACGTGCAGAAGATGTACGCCCTCAACAAGGGCACCAACGTGCTGCCCGTAACCATGCCCGGCGGCGCCAAAAACGGCACCGATAACCTCTTCGCCAGCGCCGTGGCCGACGCCGCGGCCGGCGACGTGGTGGTGAAGCTGGTGAACTACTCGACCAGCCCACGCGCGGTGAAAATCAACCTGGCCGGCGCCAAGGGCTTGGGCAAAACCGGCCGCGCCCAAACCATGGCCAGCGCCGACCTGCAAACCCAGAACAGCCTCAAAGAGCCCAAAAAGCTCGCCCCGCAGGAATCGACCTTCGCCGTGAGCGGAACCACGCTCAGCTATACGCTGGCCCCCAACTCCTTCACGGTGCTGCGGGTGGCGGGCAAGAAATAG
- a CDS encoding lipocalin-like domain-containing protein — MDLHVRKIFWTPLGWPVVSPERYAGEDNSAVAPADLAGTWEQITLNYIVIPGYGNEQLTPNFQYSTALTLAADGTFGGASTGTWTYTAPWLTLRFGNGTSAPVYVQKGRDWENKKASIIFTGLDNNGTAIWGKKK; from the coding sequence ATGGACCTGCACGTGCGCAAGATTTTCTGGACGCCTTTGGGCTGGCCGGTTGTCTCGCCCGAGCGCTACGCCGGCGAAGACAACAGCGCCGTGGCCCCGGCCGACTTAGCAGGCACTTGGGAGCAAATCACGCTCAACTACATCGTCATTCCCGGCTACGGCAACGAGCAGCTCACGCCCAACTTCCAGTACAGCACCGCCCTCACGCTGGCCGCCGACGGCACGTTTGGCGGCGCCAGCACCGGCACCTGGACCTACACCGCGCCCTGGCTCACGCTGCGCTTCGGCAACGGCACCAGCGCCCCGGTGTACGTGCAAAAGGGCCGCGACTGGGAGAACAAGAAAGCCAGCATCATTTTCACCGGCCTCGACAACAACGGCACGGCCATTTGGGGCAAGAAGAAATAG